The following proteins are encoded in a genomic region of Oryzias latipes chromosome 17, ASM223467v1:
- the LOC101164255 gene encoding rab effector MyRIP isoform X4: MGRKLDLTGLTEGEAAHVLQVVQRDMKLRKKDEERLSELKQELDEEGSRCLLLSRQTCFNRRCCIRCCSPFSFLLNPKRQCSSCSYNVCKACRVYNKRDRIWLCSACQKSRLLKALSLEWFYSNVKKRFKRFGSAKVLKTLYRKHLAEHIALSELTDGSACGDSVCNEGSVCGSDSAFYRQTEEHSMAEMLSVATRVAQEAIDEAISKAEADTSTQEKQSEVLYLHEHRAELVQELAETIVEKIISRRKTLAQIKAQCDQQWPFGSNMDLQHQPSDQASSSLKHQPDLWRSLPAFSLSNEDLIQDTPPALQKEGAGSPMAGWKGVERLDNAVLKSPDGNWLALQSAQLSRPGLLARRKSLVFSALEKESGVKSAYEGLDSDNETKPEPEPEPQPDSSWGAVLQEIHRKMTDSNLHSGGDQMSLAAIQKDSEGNWKLGKPLQALLKKKVPAELRKPSSSRRTSIIDVNFYLTGAGEEDEEERTEPGEEDEGKALQSQRSNKESAASSPLGDVNHKGRRSDAVTSDLLTSGAPSPEAPDRDDAASGGGGEPIQRGRGSPVSGGDEFDQMRDEEEERFGEEDSDCTEDKDEEEMEGRLYRLVARSSLSYFSSTDEELDRDEQSDEDWSRSIDVDMEEEEKASDEVTFRLCRLEKGVGAARASSTEDELDRTGTEDEEEEEEEHLSMKVCRLVNQINAAQFSSTEDELDRAGVDEEETDEGALWTQLQKDHLRDLASLVSASQFSSTEDELDRAGKSEEVEELRGGAGFTGGMDMKMFDSRDEVQSRTEEEEDEKGGDEPRFEGREEADIWSKTSVETEENRGEQEESGAAQSDEDDGEFDRIIGSMLTMTLEDMQVEDNRGGGADEDHENGLKEEDANVFRVTAEESGEIRLKLENKDKGGGEEEAQEAETKTEKTDVWDGEKLEENRLTAGDPESSQAPGGAADREKREEKPDRASREDAKPFLPPEEIQETSSAASLRSITTEVLKVLNATEELLQREEGGDRRDPAPSLPPNADPLKLDQRFCKLEESVYVAASAAYSLEAELGELEGCARGISSSTSVVELSFLEEQVAAAAAKVQHSELQICGISSRIAALKSAGLNVDPQSRLSKTRSACEPAVTLDSSRQLRRRLPATPVQENKKL; this comes from the exons ATGGGTCGGAAGCTGGACCTGACGGGCCTGACGGAGGGGGAGGCGGCTCACGTGCTGCAGGTGGTGCAAAGAGACATGAAGCTTCGTAAGAAGGATGAGGAGCGTCTCAG CGAACTGAAGCAGGAGCTGGACGAGGAGGGCAGTCGCTGCCTGCTGCTGTCAAGGCAGACGTGCTTCAACCGCCGCTGCTGCATCCGCTGCTGCTCGCCCTTCTCCTTCCTGCTCAACCCCAAGCGCcagtgcagcagctgcagctacaACGTCTGCAAGGCCTGCCGGGTCTACAACAAGCGGGACAGAATCTGGCTTTGCTCTGCGTGCCAGAAGAGCCG GCTGCTGAAGGCCCTGTCCCTGGAGTGGTTCTACTCCAACGTGAAGAAGCGCTTCAAGAGGTTTGGCAGCGCCAAAGTGCTGAAGACGCTCTACAGGAAGCACCTGGCAGAGCACATCGCGCTGTCAGAGCTCACAG ACGGCAGCGCCTGCGGCGACAGCGTCTGCAATGAGGGCAGCGTCTGCGGGAGCGACTCAGCGTTCTACAGACAAACTGAAG AGCACAGCATGGCGGAGATGCTCAGCGTGGCCACACGGGTGGCGCAGGAGGCCATAGATGAAGCCATCTCCAAGGCCGAAGCCGACACGTCCACGCAG gaGAAGCAGAGTGAGGTTCTGTATCTTCATGAGCACAGAGCGGAGCTCGTCCAGGAGCTCGCCGAGACGATTGTGGAAaag ATCATTAGCAGAAGGAAAACGTTGGCACAGATAAAGGCTCAGTGTGACCAGCAGTGGCcttttggctccaacatggacCTTCAGCATCAACCGTCCGATCAGGCCTCCAGCTCCCTAAAGCACCAACCAGACCTCTGG AGATCGCTCCCAGCTTTCTCTCTGTCGAACGAGGACCTGATCCAGGACACTCCACCCGCCCTGCAGAAGGAGGGCGCCGGGTCTCCCATGGCGGGATGGAAGGGCGTGGAGCGACTCGACAACGCAG TTCTGAAGAGTCCGGACGGGAACTGGCTGGCCCTGCAGAGCGCACAGTTGTCCCGCCCCGGCCTCCTGGCTAGGAGGAAGAGTCTGGTCTTCAGCGCCCTGGAGAAGGAGTCCGGAGTGAAGTCTGCATACGAGGGACTGGACTCCGACAACGAAAccaaaccagaaccagaaccagaaccacaacCAGACAGCTCCTGGGGGGCCGTCTTGCAGGAGATCCACAGGAAGATGACAGACTCTAACCTTCATTCAGGCGGCGACCAAATGTCCCTGGCAGCGATCCAAAAAG ACTCCGAGGGGAACTGGAAGTTGGGTAAACCTCTGCAGGCCCTCCTGAAGAAGAAAGTTCCTGCAGAGCTCAGGAAACCTTCATCGTCCCGCAGGACCAGCATCATCGACGTGAACTTCTACCTGACAGGAGcaggagaggaagatgaagaggagaggaCGGAACCtggagaggaggatgaaggaAAAGCCCTTCAGTCTCAGAGGAGTAACAAAGAATCTGCAGCTTCTTCTCCTTTAGGG GACGTCAATCATAAAGGCCGCAGGTCTGACgctgtgacctctgacctcctcACATCCGGAGCCCCGAGCCCCGAAGCTCCTGACCGGGACGACGCCGCCTCGGGAGGAGGGGGCGAGCCGATCCAGAGGGGGAGAGGTTCTCCTGTTTCTGGAGGAGATGAGTTTGATCAAATGagagatgaggaagaggagaggttTGGTGAGGAGGACAGCGACTGCACTGAggataaagatgaagaggagatgGAGGGCAGGTTGTACAGGCTTGTGGCGCGGTCCAGCCTCTCGTATTTTTCCTCCACTGACGAAGAGTTGGACAGAGACGAGCAAAGTGATGAAGATTGGAGCAGATCCATTGACGTGgacatggaggaagaggagaaagcGTCAGACGAAGTCACCTTCAGACTTTGTCGGCTGGAAAAAGGAGTCGGAGCGGCGCGGGCCTCCTCCACCGAAGACGAGCTGGACAGAACCGGCACAGAggacgaagaggaggaggaggaggagcatttGTCCATGAAAGTCTGCAGATTAGTGAATCAAATCAACGCCGCCCAGTTCTCCTCCACCGAGGATGAGCTGGACAGAGCCGGGGTCGACGAAGAGGAGACGGACGAAGGGGCGCTGTGGACGCAGCTGCAGAAAGATCATCTTCGGGATTTGGCCAGTTTGGTCAGCGCCTCACAGTTCTCCTCCACAGAGGATGAGCTGGACCGGGCCGGGAAGAgcgaggaggtggaggagctgCGGGGAGGCGCAGGGTTCACCGGGGGCATGGACATGAAAATGTTCGATTCCAGGGATGAAGTGCAGAGCAGaactgaagaggaggaagacgagAAAGGAGGAGATGAGCCGAGGTTTGAGGGCAGAGAAGAAGCAGATATTTGGTCGAAAACATCTGTGGAAACGGAGGAGAACAGAGGAGAACAGGAGGAGAGCGGAGCAGCACAGAGCGATGAAGACGACGGGGAGTTTGACCGAATCATCGGCAGCATGTTGACAATGACCCTGGAGGACATGCAGGTGGAGGacaacagaggaggaggagctgatgAAGACCATGAAAACGGACTGAAAGAGGAGGATGCCAACGTCTTTAGAGTGACGGCGGAGGAATCTGGAGAGATCCGTCTGAAACTGGAGAACAAAGAcaagggaggaggagaagaggaggcaCAGGAAGCagagacaaagacagaaaaaacagacgTCTGGGATGGAGAGAAGCTGGAAGAAAACAGGCTGACAGCAGGAGATCCGGAGTCATCTCAGGCTCCAGGAGGCGCTGCTGACCGGGAGAAGAGGGAAGAAAAACCAGACAGAGCATCCAGAGAAGACGCAAAGCCTTTTCTCCCCCCAGAGGAGATTCAGGAG ACTTCCTCGGCGGCGTCTCTGCGCAGCATCACCACCGAGGTGCTGAAGGTGCTGAACGCCACGGAGGAGCTTCTGCAGAGGGAAGAGGGAGGGGACAGGCGAGACCCCGCCCCCTCGCTGCCCCCAAATGCAGACCCCTTAAAACTGGACCAACGGTTCTGCAAGCTGGAGGAAAGC GTTTACGTGGCGGCCAGTGCGGCCTACAGTCTGGAGGCGGAGCTTGGAGAGCTGGAGGGCTGCGCCCGAGGCATCAGCAGCTCCACCAGCGTCGTGGAGCTGTCCTTCCTGGAGGAGCAGGTGGCGGCGGCGGCTGCAAAGGTTCAGCATTCTGAGCTGCAG ATCTGCGGCATCTCCTCAAGGATCGCCGCTCTGAAGAGCGCAGGCCTGAACGTGGACCCGCAGTCCCGCCTCTCCAAGACCCGGTCTGCCTGCGAGCCG GCCGTGACGCTGGACTCCTCCAGACAGCTGAGACGGCGGTTACCTGCAACACCTGTGCAAG aaaacaaaaaactctga
- the LOC101164255 gene encoding rab effector MyRIP isoform X3: MGRKLDLTGLTEGEAAHVLQVVQRDMKLRKKDEERLSELKQELDEEGSRCLLLSRQTCFNRRCCIRCCSPFSFLLNPKRQCSSCSYNVCKACRVYNKRDRIWLCSACQKSRLLKALSLEWFYSNVKKRFKRFGSAKVLKTLYRKHLAEHIALSELTDGSACGDSVCNEGSVCGSDSAFYRQTEEHSMAEMLSVATRVAQEAIDEAISKAEADTSTQEKQSEVLYLHEHRAELVQELAETIVEKIISRRKTLAQIKAQCDQQWPFGSNMDLQHQPSDQASSSLKHQPDLWRSLPAFSLSNEDLIQDTPPALQKEGAGSPMAGWKGVERLDNAVLKSPDGNWLALQSAQLSRPGLLARRKSLVFSALEKESGVKSAYEGLDSDNETKPEPEPEPQPDSSWGAVLQEIHRKMTDSNLHSGGDQMSLAAIQKDSEGNWKLGKPLQALLKKKVPAELRKPSSSRRTSIIDVNFYLTGAGEEDEEERTEPGEEDEGKALQSQRSNKESAASSPLGDVNHKGRRSDAVTSDLLTSGAPSPEAPDRDDAASGGGGEPIQRGRGSPVSGGDEFDQMRDEEEERFGEEDSDCTEDKDEEEMEGRLYRLVARSSLSYFSSTDEELDRDEQSDEDWSRSIDVDMEEEEKASDEVTFRLCRLEKGVGAARASSTEDELDRTGTEDEEEEEEEHLSMKVCRLVNQINAAQFSSTEDELDRAGVDEEETDEGALWTQLQKDHLRDLASLVSASQFSSTEDELDRAGKSEEVEELRGGAGFTGGMDMKMFDSRDEVQSRTEEEEDEKGGDEPRFEGREEADIWSKTSVETEENRGEQEESGAAQSDEDDGEFDRIIGSMLTMTLEDMQVEDNRGGGADEDHENGLKEEDANVFRVTAEESGEIRLKLENKDKGGGEEEAQEAETKTEKTDVWDGEKLEENRLTAGDPESSQAPGGAADREKREEKPDRASREDAKPFLPPEEIQETSSAASLRSITTEVLKVLNATEELLQREEGGDRRDPAPSLPPNADPLKLDQRFCKLEESVYVAASAAYSLEAELGELEGCARGISSSTSVVELSFLEEQVAAAAAKVQHSELQICGISSRIAALKSAGLNVDPQSRLSKTRSACEPQAVTLDSSRQLRRRLPATPVQENKKL, translated from the exons ATGGGTCGGAAGCTGGACCTGACGGGCCTGACGGAGGGGGAGGCGGCTCACGTGCTGCAGGTGGTGCAAAGAGACATGAAGCTTCGTAAGAAGGATGAGGAGCGTCTCAG CGAACTGAAGCAGGAGCTGGACGAGGAGGGCAGTCGCTGCCTGCTGCTGTCAAGGCAGACGTGCTTCAACCGCCGCTGCTGCATCCGCTGCTGCTCGCCCTTCTCCTTCCTGCTCAACCCCAAGCGCcagtgcagcagctgcagctacaACGTCTGCAAGGCCTGCCGGGTCTACAACAAGCGGGACAGAATCTGGCTTTGCTCTGCGTGCCAGAAGAGCCG GCTGCTGAAGGCCCTGTCCCTGGAGTGGTTCTACTCCAACGTGAAGAAGCGCTTCAAGAGGTTTGGCAGCGCCAAAGTGCTGAAGACGCTCTACAGGAAGCACCTGGCAGAGCACATCGCGCTGTCAGAGCTCACAG ACGGCAGCGCCTGCGGCGACAGCGTCTGCAATGAGGGCAGCGTCTGCGGGAGCGACTCAGCGTTCTACAGACAAACTGAAG AGCACAGCATGGCGGAGATGCTCAGCGTGGCCACACGGGTGGCGCAGGAGGCCATAGATGAAGCCATCTCCAAGGCCGAAGCCGACACGTCCACGCAG gaGAAGCAGAGTGAGGTTCTGTATCTTCATGAGCACAGAGCGGAGCTCGTCCAGGAGCTCGCCGAGACGATTGTGGAAaag ATCATTAGCAGAAGGAAAACGTTGGCACAGATAAAGGCTCAGTGTGACCAGCAGTGGCcttttggctccaacatggacCTTCAGCATCAACCGTCCGATCAGGCCTCCAGCTCCCTAAAGCACCAACCAGACCTCTGG AGATCGCTCCCAGCTTTCTCTCTGTCGAACGAGGACCTGATCCAGGACACTCCACCCGCCCTGCAGAAGGAGGGCGCCGGGTCTCCCATGGCGGGATGGAAGGGCGTGGAGCGACTCGACAACGCAG TTCTGAAGAGTCCGGACGGGAACTGGCTGGCCCTGCAGAGCGCACAGTTGTCCCGCCCCGGCCTCCTGGCTAGGAGGAAGAGTCTGGTCTTCAGCGCCCTGGAGAAGGAGTCCGGAGTGAAGTCTGCATACGAGGGACTGGACTCCGACAACGAAAccaaaccagaaccagaaccagaaccacaacCAGACAGCTCCTGGGGGGCCGTCTTGCAGGAGATCCACAGGAAGATGACAGACTCTAACCTTCATTCAGGCGGCGACCAAATGTCCCTGGCAGCGATCCAAAAAG ACTCCGAGGGGAACTGGAAGTTGGGTAAACCTCTGCAGGCCCTCCTGAAGAAGAAAGTTCCTGCAGAGCTCAGGAAACCTTCATCGTCCCGCAGGACCAGCATCATCGACGTGAACTTCTACCTGACAGGAGcaggagaggaagatgaagaggagaggaCGGAACCtggagaggaggatgaaggaAAAGCCCTTCAGTCTCAGAGGAGTAACAAAGAATCTGCAGCTTCTTCTCCTTTAGGG GACGTCAATCATAAAGGCCGCAGGTCTGACgctgtgacctctgacctcctcACATCCGGAGCCCCGAGCCCCGAAGCTCCTGACCGGGACGACGCCGCCTCGGGAGGAGGGGGCGAGCCGATCCAGAGGGGGAGAGGTTCTCCTGTTTCTGGAGGAGATGAGTTTGATCAAATGagagatgaggaagaggagaggttTGGTGAGGAGGACAGCGACTGCACTGAggataaagatgaagaggagatgGAGGGCAGGTTGTACAGGCTTGTGGCGCGGTCCAGCCTCTCGTATTTTTCCTCCACTGACGAAGAGTTGGACAGAGACGAGCAAAGTGATGAAGATTGGAGCAGATCCATTGACGTGgacatggaggaagaggagaaagcGTCAGACGAAGTCACCTTCAGACTTTGTCGGCTGGAAAAAGGAGTCGGAGCGGCGCGGGCCTCCTCCACCGAAGACGAGCTGGACAGAACCGGCACAGAggacgaagaggaggaggaggaggagcatttGTCCATGAAAGTCTGCAGATTAGTGAATCAAATCAACGCCGCCCAGTTCTCCTCCACCGAGGATGAGCTGGACAGAGCCGGGGTCGACGAAGAGGAGACGGACGAAGGGGCGCTGTGGACGCAGCTGCAGAAAGATCATCTTCGGGATTTGGCCAGTTTGGTCAGCGCCTCACAGTTCTCCTCCACAGAGGATGAGCTGGACCGGGCCGGGAAGAgcgaggaggtggaggagctgCGGGGAGGCGCAGGGTTCACCGGGGGCATGGACATGAAAATGTTCGATTCCAGGGATGAAGTGCAGAGCAGaactgaagaggaggaagacgagAAAGGAGGAGATGAGCCGAGGTTTGAGGGCAGAGAAGAAGCAGATATTTGGTCGAAAACATCTGTGGAAACGGAGGAGAACAGAGGAGAACAGGAGGAGAGCGGAGCAGCACAGAGCGATGAAGACGACGGGGAGTTTGACCGAATCATCGGCAGCATGTTGACAATGACCCTGGAGGACATGCAGGTGGAGGacaacagaggaggaggagctgatgAAGACCATGAAAACGGACTGAAAGAGGAGGATGCCAACGTCTTTAGAGTGACGGCGGAGGAATCTGGAGAGATCCGTCTGAAACTGGAGAACAAAGAcaagggaggaggagaagaggaggcaCAGGAAGCagagacaaagacagaaaaaacagacgTCTGGGATGGAGAGAAGCTGGAAGAAAACAGGCTGACAGCAGGAGATCCGGAGTCATCTCAGGCTCCAGGAGGCGCTGCTGACCGGGAGAAGAGGGAAGAAAAACCAGACAGAGCATCCAGAGAAGACGCAAAGCCTTTTCTCCCCCCAGAGGAGATTCAGGAG ACTTCCTCGGCGGCGTCTCTGCGCAGCATCACCACCGAGGTGCTGAAGGTGCTGAACGCCACGGAGGAGCTTCTGCAGAGGGAAGAGGGAGGGGACAGGCGAGACCCCGCCCCCTCGCTGCCCCCAAATGCAGACCCCTTAAAACTGGACCAACGGTTCTGCAAGCTGGAGGAAAGC GTTTACGTGGCGGCCAGTGCGGCCTACAGTCTGGAGGCGGAGCTTGGAGAGCTGGAGGGCTGCGCCCGAGGCATCAGCAGCTCCACCAGCGTCGTGGAGCTGTCCTTCCTGGAGGAGCAGGTGGCGGCGGCGGCTGCAAAGGTTCAGCATTCTGAGCTGCAG ATCTGCGGCATCTCCTCAAGGATCGCCGCTCTGAAGAGCGCAGGCCTGAACGTGGACCCGCAGTCCCGCCTCTCCAAGACCCGGTCTGCCTGCGAGCCG CAGGCCGTGACGCTGGACTCCTCCAGACAGCTGAGACGGCGGTTACCTGCAACACCTGTGCAAG aaaacaaaaaactctga
- the LOC101164255 gene encoding rab effector MyRIP isoform X5, with product MGRKLDLTGLTEGEAAHVLQVVQRDMKLRKKDEERLSELKQELDEEGSRCLLLSRQTCFNRRCCIRCCSPFSFLLNPKRQCSSCSYNVCKACRVYNKRDRIWLCSACQKSRLLKALSLEWFYSNVKKRFKRFGSAKVLKTLYRKHLAEHIALSELTDGSACGDSVCNEGSVCGSDSAFYRQTEEHSMAEMLSVATRVAQEAIDEAISKAEADTSTQEKQSEVLYLHEHRAELVQELAETIVEKIISRRKTLAQIKAQCDQQWPFGSNMDLQHQPSDQASSSLKHQPDLWRSLPAFSLSNEDLIQDTPPALQKEGAGSPMAGWKGVERLDNAVLKSPDGNWLALQSAQLSRPGLLARRKSLVFSALEKESGVKSAYEGLDSDNETKPEPEPEPQPDSSWGAVLQEIHRKMTDSNLHSGGDQMSLAAIQKDSEGNWKLGKPLQALLKKKVPAELRKPSSSRRTSIIDVNFYLTGAGEEDEEERTEPGEEDEGKALQSQRSNKESAASSPLGDVNHKGRRSDAVTSDLLTSGAPSPEAPDRDDAASGGGGEPIQRGRGSPVSGGDEFDQMRDEEEERFGEEDSDCTEDKDEEEMEGRLYRLVARSSLSYFSSTDEELDRDEQSDEDWSRSIDVDMEEEEKASDEVTFRLCRLEKGVGAARASSTEDELDRTGTEDEEEEEEEHLSMKVCRLVNQINAAQFSSTEDELDRAGVDEEETDEGALWTQLQKDHLRDLASLVSASQFSSTEDELDRAGKSEEVEELRGGAGFTGGMDMKMFDSRDEVQSRTEEEEDEKGGDEPRFEGREEADIWSKTSVETEENRGEQEESGAAQSDEDDGEFDRIIGSMLTMTLEDMQVEDNRGGGADEDHENGLKEEDANVFRVTAEESGEIRLKLENKDKGGGEEEAQEAETKTEKTDVWDGEKLEENRLTAGDPESSQAPGGAADREKREEKPDRASREDAKPFLPPEEIQETSSAASLRSITTEVLKVLNATEELLQREEGGDRRDPAPSLPPNADPLKLDQRFCKLEESVYVAASAAYSLEAELGELEGCARGISSSTSVVELSFLEEQVAAAAAKVQHSELQICGISSRIAALKSAGLNVDPQSRLSKTRSACEPKTKNSDAPAL from the exons ATGGGTCGGAAGCTGGACCTGACGGGCCTGACGGAGGGGGAGGCGGCTCACGTGCTGCAGGTGGTGCAAAGAGACATGAAGCTTCGTAAGAAGGATGAGGAGCGTCTCAG CGAACTGAAGCAGGAGCTGGACGAGGAGGGCAGTCGCTGCCTGCTGCTGTCAAGGCAGACGTGCTTCAACCGCCGCTGCTGCATCCGCTGCTGCTCGCCCTTCTCCTTCCTGCTCAACCCCAAGCGCcagtgcagcagctgcagctacaACGTCTGCAAGGCCTGCCGGGTCTACAACAAGCGGGACAGAATCTGGCTTTGCTCTGCGTGCCAGAAGAGCCG GCTGCTGAAGGCCCTGTCCCTGGAGTGGTTCTACTCCAACGTGAAGAAGCGCTTCAAGAGGTTTGGCAGCGCCAAAGTGCTGAAGACGCTCTACAGGAAGCACCTGGCAGAGCACATCGCGCTGTCAGAGCTCACAG ACGGCAGCGCCTGCGGCGACAGCGTCTGCAATGAGGGCAGCGTCTGCGGGAGCGACTCAGCGTTCTACAGACAAACTGAAG AGCACAGCATGGCGGAGATGCTCAGCGTGGCCACACGGGTGGCGCAGGAGGCCATAGATGAAGCCATCTCCAAGGCCGAAGCCGACACGTCCACGCAG gaGAAGCAGAGTGAGGTTCTGTATCTTCATGAGCACAGAGCGGAGCTCGTCCAGGAGCTCGCCGAGACGATTGTGGAAaag ATCATTAGCAGAAGGAAAACGTTGGCACAGATAAAGGCTCAGTGTGACCAGCAGTGGCcttttggctccaacatggacCTTCAGCATCAACCGTCCGATCAGGCCTCCAGCTCCCTAAAGCACCAACCAGACCTCTGG AGATCGCTCCCAGCTTTCTCTCTGTCGAACGAGGACCTGATCCAGGACACTCCACCCGCCCTGCAGAAGGAGGGCGCCGGGTCTCCCATGGCGGGATGGAAGGGCGTGGAGCGACTCGACAACGCAG TTCTGAAGAGTCCGGACGGGAACTGGCTGGCCCTGCAGAGCGCACAGTTGTCCCGCCCCGGCCTCCTGGCTAGGAGGAAGAGTCTGGTCTTCAGCGCCCTGGAGAAGGAGTCCGGAGTGAAGTCTGCATACGAGGGACTGGACTCCGACAACGAAAccaaaccagaaccagaaccagaaccacaacCAGACAGCTCCTGGGGGGCCGTCTTGCAGGAGATCCACAGGAAGATGACAGACTCTAACCTTCATTCAGGCGGCGACCAAATGTCCCTGGCAGCGATCCAAAAAG ACTCCGAGGGGAACTGGAAGTTGGGTAAACCTCTGCAGGCCCTCCTGAAGAAGAAAGTTCCTGCAGAGCTCAGGAAACCTTCATCGTCCCGCAGGACCAGCATCATCGACGTGAACTTCTACCTGACAGGAGcaggagaggaagatgaagaggagaggaCGGAACCtggagaggaggatgaaggaAAAGCCCTTCAGTCTCAGAGGAGTAACAAAGAATCTGCAGCTTCTTCTCCTTTAGGG GACGTCAATCATAAAGGCCGCAGGTCTGACgctgtgacctctgacctcctcACATCCGGAGCCCCGAGCCCCGAAGCTCCTGACCGGGACGACGCCGCCTCGGGAGGAGGGGGCGAGCCGATCCAGAGGGGGAGAGGTTCTCCTGTTTCTGGAGGAGATGAGTTTGATCAAATGagagatgaggaagaggagaggttTGGTGAGGAGGACAGCGACTGCACTGAggataaagatgaagaggagatgGAGGGCAGGTTGTACAGGCTTGTGGCGCGGTCCAGCCTCTCGTATTTTTCCTCCACTGACGAAGAGTTGGACAGAGACGAGCAAAGTGATGAAGATTGGAGCAGATCCATTGACGTGgacatggaggaagaggagaaagcGTCAGACGAAGTCACCTTCAGACTTTGTCGGCTGGAAAAAGGAGTCGGAGCGGCGCGGGCCTCCTCCACCGAAGACGAGCTGGACAGAACCGGCACAGAggacgaagaggaggaggaggaggagcatttGTCCATGAAAGTCTGCAGATTAGTGAATCAAATCAACGCCGCCCAGTTCTCCTCCACCGAGGATGAGCTGGACAGAGCCGGGGTCGACGAAGAGGAGACGGACGAAGGGGCGCTGTGGACGCAGCTGCAGAAAGATCATCTTCGGGATTTGGCCAGTTTGGTCAGCGCCTCACAGTTCTCCTCCACAGAGGATGAGCTGGACCGGGCCGGGAAGAgcgaggaggtggaggagctgCGGGGAGGCGCAGGGTTCACCGGGGGCATGGACATGAAAATGTTCGATTCCAGGGATGAAGTGCAGAGCAGaactgaagaggaggaagacgagAAAGGAGGAGATGAGCCGAGGTTTGAGGGCAGAGAAGAAGCAGATATTTGGTCGAAAACATCTGTGGAAACGGAGGAGAACAGAGGAGAACAGGAGGAGAGCGGAGCAGCACAGAGCGATGAAGACGACGGGGAGTTTGACCGAATCATCGGCAGCATGTTGACAATGACCCTGGAGGACATGCAGGTGGAGGacaacagaggaggaggagctgatgAAGACCATGAAAACGGACTGAAAGAGGAGGATGCCAACGTCTTTAGAGTGACGGCGGAGGAATCTGGAGAGATCCGTCTGAAACTGGAGAACAAAGAcaagggaggaggagaagaggaggcaCAGGAAGCagagacaaagacagaaaaaacagacgTCTGGGATGGAGAGAAGCTGGAAGAAAACAGGCTGACAGCAGGAGATCCGGAGTCATCTCAGGCTCCAGGAGGCGCTGCTGACCGGGAGAAGAGGGAAGAAAAACCAGACAGAGCATCCAGAGAAGACGCAAAGCCTTTTCTCCCCCCAGAGGAGATTCAGGAG ACTTCCTCGGCGGCGTCTCTGCGCAGCATCACCACCGAGGTGCTGAAGGTGCTGAACGCCACGGAGGAGCTTCTGCAGAGGGAAGAGGGAGGGGACAGGCGAGACCCCGCCCCCTCGCTGCCCCCAAATGCAGACCCCTTAAAACTGGACCAACGGTTCTGCAAGCTGGAGGAAAGC GTTTACGTGGCGGCCAGTGCGGCCTACAGTCTGGAGGCGGAGCTTGGAGAGCTGGAGGGCTGCGCCCGAGGCATCAGCAGCTCCACCAGCGTCGTGGAGCTGTCCTTCCTGGAGGAGCAGGTGGCGGCGGCGGCTGCAAAGGTTCAGCATTCTGAGCTGCAG ATCTGCGGCATCTCCTCAAGGATCGCCGCTCTGAAGAGCGCAGGCCTGAACGTGGACCCGCAGTCCCGCCTCTCCAAGACCCGGTCTGCCTGCGAGCCG aaaacaaaaaactctgaCGCACCGGCACTCTGA